In one Saccharibacillus brassicae genomic region, the following are encoded:
- a CDS encoding histidine kinase N-terminal 7TM domain-containing diguanylate cyclase, whose amino-acid sequence MSLSVWSDLFLFALLSVLLVYIFFAVRITNLHKVYFVFHFFMMLWPLCQFATHIVQEPRVQLLYVTLSFAACSLLASGWLLFTLFLTGSEKRLSSKSVVLMFVPAVFSALLAIFNPLHLFTSPKTDNYVDRSYGPLFWLVMAVIIGYLLTSLFVLLRSLRSPSSSVSLKKQIRIVLWGGFVLASFAALDILLNVGLRSFLPIIPGLTSLGIFIADLFFVFVITRYKVFDLVTIAHEDILNTIPHGILVLDDQEEVVEANRALSLFLGIEVGERFDIDAFLSSVDVVGDRRHFLEPYKRKERDLFQIELSSGSGVRFLLQASPIFDAAQLPIGHILTFQDVSKERQLVQELNRKNDVLHERNLSLDRTRQELSKANLRLEEMALTDSLTRCYNRHYLTQRLTREMTANVEQRIPFSFILFDIDFFKTINDRYGHVAGDEVLYRTARIVQQSIRSTDVLARYGGEEFILYLPCTDRKMAQKIAEQVRDAVEKNEVTLEPTQERVSVTVSLGVLSIEDFEHEQVPDNLEEYLTHLFAEVDKPLYQAKKNGRNRIELSDTRRISG is encoded by the coding sequence GTGAGCCTATCAGTGTGGTCTGATCTCTTCCTGTTCGCCCTGTTGTCCGTCTTGCTCGTCTACATCTTTTTTGCGGTTCGGATCACGAACCTGCACAAAGTGTATTTCGTGTTCCACTTCTTCATGATGCTGTGGCCGCTCTGCCAATTCGCTACCCATATCGTGCAGGAACCCCGGGTCCAACTGCTCTACGTGACGCTTTCCTTCGCCGCCTGTTCGCTGCTGGCAAGCGGTTGGCTGCTGTTCACCCTTTTCCTGACCGGCAGCGAAAAGCGGCTGAGTTCCAAATCCGTCGTCTTGATGTTCGTACCCGCGGTCTTCTCCGCCCTACTCGCGATCTTCAATCCGCTGCATCTGTTTACCAGCCCGAAGACCGACAATTACGTGGACCGTTCCTACGGGCCGCTGTTCTGGCTCGTCATGGCCGTCATCATTGGCTATTTGTTAACCTCCCTGTTCGTTCTGCTGCGTTCCCTGCGATCGCCTTCCTCTTCCGTCAGCCTCAAAAAACAGATCCGCATCGTGCTGTGGGGAGGATTCGTTCTGGCCTCTTTTGCGGCGCTCGACATTTTGCTTAACGTGGGATTGCGATCTTTTCTGCCGATCATTCCGGGCCTTACTTCGCTCGGTATTTTCATCGCGGACTTATTTTTCGTCTTCGTCATTACCCGGTACAAAGTGTTCGACCTGGTCACGATCGCGCACGAAGACATCCTTAACACGATTCCGCATGGGATTCTCGTACTGGACGATCAGGAAGAAGTCGTCGAAGCCAATCGGGCGCTGAGCCTGTTTCTCGGTATCGAGGTCGGCGAACGGTTCGATATCGACGCTTTCTTGTCTTCGGTTGATGTCGTCGGAGACAGGCGCCATTTTCTCGAACCGTACAAGCGCAAAGAGCGGGATTTGTTCCAGATCGAATTGTCTTCCGGCAGCGGAGTGCGCTTCCTGCTTCAAGCTTCCCCGATCTTCGACGCCGCCCAGCTGCCGATCGGCCATATCCTGACGTTCCAGGACGTGTCCAAAGAGCGCCAGCTTGTGCAGGAGTTGAATCGCAAAAACGACGTGCTGCACGAACGCAATCTGTCGCTCGACCGCACGCGCCAGGAGCTGTCCAAAGCGAATCTCCGGCTTGAGGAAATGGCGCTCACCGACAGTCTCACCCGCTGCTACAACCGGCATTATTTGACGCAGCGGCTGACCCGGGAGATGACCGCCAACGTGGAGCAGCGCATTCCGTTCTCGTTCATCCTGTTCGATATCGACTTTTTCAAAACGATCAACGACCGGTACGGCCACGTCGCCGGCGACGAAGTGCTGTACCGGACCGCCCGCATCGTGCAGCAGTCTATTCGCAGCACCGACGTGCTGGCCCGCTACGGCGGCGAAGAATTTATTCTGTACCTGCCGTGCACCGATCGCAAAATGGCGCAAAAAATCGCCGAACAAGTGCGGGACGCCGTGGAGAAAAACGAGGTGACCCTGGAGCCGACCCAAGAGCGTGTCAGCGTCACGGTCAGTCTGGGCGTATTGTCGATCGAAGACTTCGAACACGAACAGGTGCCGGACAATCTGGAAGAATATTTGACGCATTTGTTCGCGGAAGTCGACAAACCTTTGTATCAGGCGAAAAAAAACGGCCGCAACCGGATCGAACTGTCCGACACGCGCCGAATTTCCGGATAA
- a CDS encoding zinc metallopeptidase produces the protein MGFNSFMYMLIIPAFILTIWAQFRVKSTYKKWREVPVHSGITGYEAARHMLDTNGLQEVQIVPVPGMLSDHYNPVNRTVALSEDVYYGNSISSVSVACHEIGHAIQHKESYPMLSLRHRIFPVVNFASGVAPFLILGGFLFDYTNLIGFGILFFAVTVVFQLITLPVEFNASNRAREVMVSEGYITNEEERGVGKVLNAAALTYVAAALISLLELIRLVGIFNNRN, from the coding sequence ATGGGTTTTAACAGTTTTATGTACATGTTGATCATTCCCGCTTTCATCTTGACGATCTGGGCCCAGTTCCGGGTCAAAAGCACGTACAAAAAATGGCGCGAGGTTCCGGTACACAGCGGTATCACCGGTTACGAAGCCGCTCGCCACATGCTCGATACGAACGGCCTGCAGGAAGTTCAGATCGTGCCCGTGCCGGGCATGCTGTCCGACCATTACAATCCGGTCAACCGAACGGTCGCGCTGTCCGAAGACGTCTACTACGGCAACAGCATCTCGTCCGTATCGGTCGCCTGCCACGAGATCGGCCACGCTATCCAGCATAAGGAGTCGTATCCGATGCTGTCGCTGCGCCACCGGATCTTCCCGGTCGTCAACTTCGCGTCGGGCGTCGCGCCGTTCCTTATTCTGGGCGGCTTCCTGTTCGATTACACGAACCTGATCGGATTCGGCATTTTGTTCTTCGCCGTTACGGTCGTGTTCCAGCTGATTACGCTGCCGGTCGAATTCAACGCCAGCAACCGGGCGCGCGAAGTGATGGTATCGGAAGGCTACATCACGAACGAGGAAGAACGCGGAGTCGGCAAAGTGTTGAACGCCGCCGCGCTGACCTACGTGGCCGCCGCCCTGATCTCGCTGCTCGAACTGATCCGTCTCGTCGGCATTTTCAACAACCGCAACTGA
- a CDS encoding MerR family transcriptional regulator, producing MKLFRIGELAKAAGTSERTIDYYTKLGLICPQDRSMTNYRLYGPETLLRLTRIHELKNEKFTLEEIREKLDKWSQATEDDRVSEKLTLLESHLAQVEKELKELQPMLQDLDPAQARKTFSQLVPQGIACMEAIKLLLGQNPMM from the coding sequence ATGAAGTTATTCCGGATCGGCGAACTGGCCAAAGCCGCGGGCACCAGCGAGCGTACCATCGACTATTACACCAAATTGGGCTTGATCTGTCCCCAGGACCGGTCGATGACCAATTACCGATTGTACGGACCTGAAACTTTGCTTCGGCTGACGCGTATTCATGAGTTGAAGAACGAGAAGTTTACATTAGAAGAAATTCGGGAGAAGCTCGACAAGTGGAGCCAAGCGACCGAGGACGATCGGGTATCCGAAAAGTTGACCCTGCTCGAAAGCCATCTGGCTCAAGTCGAAAAGGAATTGAAGGAATTGCAGCCGATGCTGCAGGATCTCGATCCGGCTCAGGCCCGCAAAACGTTTTCTCAACTTGTTCCCCAGGGCATCGCTTGTATGGAAGCCATCAAGCTTCTCCTCGGACAAAATCCAATGATGTAA
- a CDS encoding ammonium transporter — translation MKKKWWLALGALAAVSAFPVSASAAEAVDGEALTNGVNMVFVFIAAVLVIFMQAGFALLEAGSVRMKNAGHVAGKTILSFGVASVAFWAFGFAFGFGNGNGFFGFEGFFFGGDEQSASFDSVNGFGLPVSLMFLFHLAFAGVSLAIAGGGLAERAKLSVYIVFGALFTIIIYPVIAHWVWGGGWLGSMGMQDFAGSTVVHLTGATAALVATIMLKPRLGKYGKDGKPNSILGHNQVLSVLGVIILWVGWFGFNPGSALSVMDGFFAYVALTTNIAAAAGGVAALLISWVVFGKADIPSMINGVLAALVAITGSCAFVAPWAAVVIGLVAGVLTFFTAQWFEKAGVDDPVFAFSVHGVAGIWGALCTGFFAMPSLSTDKGLGQAGLFYGGGLHQLGVQALGVVGTLAFVAGVTFIIFYIMKVTMGIRVTEEEEMMGLDISEHGNYGYPEQMKMAGDTTFNGPTNPESGVKRNPAKA, via the coding sequence TTGAAAAAGAAGTGGTGGTTGGCTCTTGGAGCCCTGGCGGCAGTGTCGGCTTTTCCGGTAAGCGCGTCTGCGGCGGAAGCGGTAGACGGCGAAGCGTTGACGAACGGCGTGAACATGGTATTCGTGTTTATCGCGGCGGTGCTCGTCATCTTCATGCAGGCGGGATTCGCGCTGCTTGAAGCCGGTTCGGTCCGCATGAAGAACGCCGGCCACGTGGCGGGCAAGACCATCCTGTCCTTCGGCGTCGCAAGCGTGGCGTTCTGGGCATTCGGATTCGCTTTCGGCTTCGGCAACGGCAACGGATTCTTCGGCTTCGAAGGCTTCTTCTTCGGAGGCGACGAACAATCCGCATCCTTCGACTCGGTCAACGGCTTCGGTCTTCCGGTGTCGCTGATGTTCCTGTTCCACCTCGCTTTTGCGGGCGTCTCGCTTGCGATCGCCGGCGGCGGTCTGGCGGAACGCGCCAAGCTGAGCGTCTACATCGTATTCGGCGCACTCTTCACGATTATTATCTATCCGGTTATCGCGCACTGGGTATGGGGCGGCGGCTGGCTCGGTTCGATGGGCATGCAGGATTTCGCCGGCTCGACGGTCGTCCATCTGACAGGCGCTACGGCGGCACTGGTCGCGACGATCATGCTCAAGCCGCGTCTGGGCAAATACGGCAAAGACGGCAAACCGAACAGCATTCTCGGACATAACCAGGTTCTGTCGGTACTCGGCGTCATCATCTTGTGGGTCGGCTGGTTCGGCTTCAACCCGGGCAGCGCCCTGTCGGTCATGGACGGATTCTTCGCTTACGTCGCCCTGACGACGAATATCGCGGCGGCGGCAGGCGGCGTAGCGGCTCTGCTGATCTCGTGGGTCGTCTTCGGCAAAGCGGACATTCCGAGCATGATCAACGGCGTACTGGCCGCACTCGTGGCCATCACCGGTTCCTGTGCGTTTGTCGCTCCGTGGGCGGCGGTCGTTATCGGCCTGGTCGCAGGCGTGCTGACGTTCTTCACGGCGCAGTGGTTTGAAAAAGCGGGCGTCGACGATCCCGTCTTCGCTTTCTCGGTACACGGCGTAGCCGGTATCTGGGGCGCGCTCTGCACAGGATTCTTCGCCATGCCTTCCCTGTCCACCGACAAAGGTCTGGGACAAGCGGGTCTGTTCTACGGCGGCGGCCTGCATCAGCTGGGCGTTCAGGCGCTGGGCGTTGTCGGCACACTGGCCTTCGTGGCAGGCGTTACGTTCATCATCTTCTACATCATGAAAGTGACGATGGGAATCCGCGTAACGGAAGAAGAAGAAATGATGGGTCTGGATATTAGCGAACATGGCAACTACGGATATCCGGAACAGATGAAAATGGCGGGCGACACGACTTTCAACGGTCCGACCAACCCGGAATCGGGCGTCAAGCGCAATCCGGCCAAAGCCTGA
- a CDS encoding DUF294 nucleotidyltransferase-like domain-containing protein, with protein sequence MKRTDSYTEYAQRAVEDLSQIGSPEALRAARIAMQRSLMQAREEIGGDILAWNEAINEMHDRLMRHAVELCEREMGEAGFGPPPVSYAFVVFGSAGRREQTLWSDQDNGLILSDAEHEGKETYFEQFGRRLTDILETAGYEKCEGKVMCSERRWRRTSSEWSAQLHAWRSDLSWEPVRYLIIASDFRLIAGDAALAEHWLRSFHDGLRGNTELHAAILRNTVRHKKTLNVLGQVMTERFGDHAGDFDVKYGMYIPLVNAARFLAIQHDVEESSTLRRLQRLIQFEAASLPLLEPAYEAFLTALRLRSLTDASDDGGLLHSSGYLSNEELKKKERFYELRDGLILVRKLHRVLQRQLRFAERRRA encoded by the coding sequence GTGAAACGTACCGATTCGTACACGGAATACGCACAACGGGCAGTCGAAGATTTATCGCAGATCGGTTCCCCCGAAGCGCTTCGTGCAGCCCGGATCGCCATGCAGCGCAGCTTGATGCAGGCACGGGAAGAGATCGGCGGGGATATCCTCGCCTGGAACGAGGCGATCAACGAGATGCACGACCGGCTCATGCGGCATGCGGTCGAATTATGCGAGCGGGAGATGGGGGAGGCGGGCTTCGGTCCGCCTCCCGTCTCTTATGCGTTCGTCGTTTTCGGCAGCGCGGGCAGACGGGAACAGACGCTGTGGAGCGACCAGGACAACGGCTTGATTTTGTCGGACGCCGAGCACGAAGGCAAAGAAACGTATTTCGAGCAGTTCGGCCGCCGCCTCACCGATATTTTGGAGACGGCCGGATACGAGAAATGCGAAGGCAAAGTGATGTGTTCGGAGCGCAGGTGGCGCCGCACGTCGTCCGAATGGTCGGCCCAACTGCACGCCTGGCGCAGCGATCTGAGCTGGGAACCGGTGCGGTATTTGATCATCGCGTCCGATTTTCGGCTGATCGCGGGCGACGCGGCGCTGGCCGAACATTGGCTGCGAAGCTTCCATGACGGGCTGCGCGGCAACACGGAACTGCATGCCGCCATTTTACGCAACACGGTGCGGCACAAAAAGACGCTCAATGTGCTCGGTCAGGTCATGACCGAACGCTTCGGCGACCACGCCGGCGATTTTGACGTCAAATACGGCATGTACATTCCGCTTGTCAATGCCGCGCGCTTTCTCGCTATTCAGCACGACGTCGAAGAATCGTCGACGCTGCGCAGGCTGCAGCGGCTGATCCAGTTCGAAGCGGCTTCGCTGCCGCTGCTCGAACCGGCCTACGAAGCGTTCCTGACGGCGCTGCGCCTGCGCAGCCTGACGGACGCGTCGGACGACGGAGGGCTGCTGCACAGCAGCGGATACCTGTCGAACGAAGAATTGAAGAAAAAGGAACGGTTCTACGAACTGCGGGACGGGCTGATTCTGGTACGCAAGCTGCACCGCGTGCTTCAGCGTCAGCTCAGATTCGCGGAAAGGAGACGCGCATGA
- a CDS encoding exonuclease domain-containing protein encodes MKEPAGSRSGFWNMLRSGGVPSAVASVFGGQSAHQMAFIRSLSREQRRPEALITPLAELETVVFDLETTGFNCQKGDEILSFGAVKMKGDRVLENETFYTLVNPRMDIPPHITDLTGITGEMVEKAPSLIEALHDFMTFIGHSVLVAHASAHDKAFLNTALWKTSKAHLNHRVIDTMMIARLLNPSRPGYGLDELLEEEGIEIKERHHALGDSLMTAKLWGGYMNRVRDNQISTLGDLYARLSHT; translated from the coding sequence ATGAAGGAACCGGCTGGGTCGAGAAGCGGCTTCTGGAACATGCTGCGCAGCGGAGGGGTTCCTTCCGCGGTAGCCTCGGTATTCGGGGGACAAAGCGCCCATCAGATGGCGTTTATCCGTTCGCTCAGCCGGGAACAGCGCAGACCCGAAGCGTTGATTACCCCGCTGGCGGAACTTGAGACCGTCGTGTTCGATCTGGAGACGACGGGCTTCAACTGCCAGAAGGGCGACGAGATTTTGTCGTTCGGAGCCGTCAAGATGAAAGGCGACCGGGTGCTGGAGAACGAGACGTTCTACACGCTCGTCAATCCGAGGATGGACATTCCTCCGCATATTACCGATTTGACGGGCATTACGGGCGAGATGGTGGAAAAAGCGCCTTCGCTGATCGAAGCGCTGCACGATTTTATGACGTTTATCGGGCATTCCGTACTCGTTGCCCATGCCAGCGCGCACGACAAAGCGTTTCTCAATACGGCGCTGTGGAAAACGTCGAAAGCGCATCTGAACCATCGCGTCATCGATACGATGATGATCGCGAGACTGTTGAATCCGTCCCGTCCCGGGTACGGACTCGACGAGCTGCTGGAAGAAGAAGGCATCGAGATTAAGGAACGCCATCATGCACTGGGTGATTCGCTGATGACGGCGAAATTATGGGGCGGTTATATGAACCGGGTGCGGGACAATCAAATCTCGACGCTCGGCGACCTCTATGCGCGTCTCAGCCATACATGA
- the cimA gene encoding citramalate synthase, whose product MTRSITIFDTTLRDGTQGEGISLSADDKLKIAVKLDELGVHYIEGGNPGSNGKDIEFFRRVRELGLTAKITAFGSTRRKGGSADTDENLQRIAESGAQAATLVGKSWDFHVHTALQTTLEENLAMIDDSIRYLKRRGLEVIFDAEHFFDGCKHNPDYARSVLKTADEAGADWLVLCDTNGGTLPQEIGSLVAALVAEMPQARFGIHTHNDCELAVANSLSAVAAGALQVQGTINGYGERCGNANLCSVIPNLQLKFGFHCLPDDKLAHLSSTARYVSEIANVHMPAGQPYVGSAAFAHKGGIHVSAILRDSRTYEHIAPELVGNKQRVLVSELAGQSNLVSKAQELGIELDPKSPQAADTIGRIKDLEHRGYQFEGADASLELLLREAGGEVRELFVFESFKMLVEKSAGKPVVSEAFVKLRVGGESLYTAGEGNGPVNALDNALRKALLQYYPQLTDMHLSDYKVRVLDDQEATASKVRVLIESRDAANAWSTVGVSGNVIEASWEALVDSMRYALLGQEPAAAAAAAEPRPGLLNH is encoded by the coding sequence ATGACACGGTCCATCACCATTTTCGATACGACGCTCAGAGACGGCACGCAGGGGGAAGGCATCAGTCTGTCGGCGGACGACAAGTTGAAGATCGCCGTCAAGCTGGACGAGCTCGGCGTACATTATATCGAGGGAGGCAATCCCGGAAGCAACGGCAAAGATATCGAATTTTTCCGCCGCGTCCGCGAACTCGGCCTCACAGCGAAGATTACCGCGTTCGGCAGCACCCGGCGCAAAGGCGGGTCCGCCGACACGGACGAGAACTTGCAGCGGATCGCGGAATCCGGCGCCCAGGCGGCGACGCTTGTCGGCAAGTCGTGGGACTTCCACGTGCATACCGCGCTGCAGACCACGCTCGAAGAAAATCTGGCGATGATCGACGATTCGATCCGCTACTTGAAGCGCCGGGGACTCGAAGTTATTTTCGACGCGGAACATTTCTTCGACGGCTGCAAGCACAATCCCGATTACGCCCGTTCCGTGCTGAAGACCGCTGATGAAGCGGGCGCGGACTGGCTCGTGCTGTGCGACACGAACGGCGGCACGCTGCCGCAGGAGATCGGCAGCCTCGTCGCCGCCCTCGTCGCCGAGATGCCGCAGGCCAGGTTCGGTATCCATACGCATAACGACTGCGAGCTGGCCGTGGCCAATTCGCTCAGCGCCGTCGCCGCGGGCGCGCTTCAGGTGCAGGGCACGATCAACGGCTACGGCGAACGCTGCGGCAACGCCAATCTGTGTTCGGTCATCCCGAACCTGCAGCTCAAGTTCGGGTTCCACTGTCTGCCGGACGACAAGCTGGCGCACCTCTCTTCGACCGCCCGGTATGTCAGCGAGATCGCCAACGTCCATATGCCGGCCGGCCAGCCCTACGTCGGCAGCGCCGCCTTCGCGCACAAAGGCGGCATCCACGTCTCGGCGATTCTGCGCGATTCGCGTACGTACGAGCATATCGCGCCGGAACTCGTCGGCAACAAACAGCGGGTGCTCGTCTCCGAACTTGCCGGCCAGAGCAACCTGGTGTCCAAAGCGCAGGAACTCGGCATCGAACTCGATCCCAAAAGTCCGCAGGCCGCGGACACGATCGGCCGCATCAAGGACCTCGAACACCGCGGCTACCAATTCGAAGGCGCCGACGCTTCGCTCGAACTGCTGCTGCGCGAAGCGGGCGGCGAAGTGCGGGAACTGTTCGTGTTCGAATCGTTCAAAATGCTCGTCGAAAAATCCGCGGGCAAACCGGTCGTCTCCGAAGCGTTCGTCAAACTGCGCGTCGGCGGCGAAAGCCTCTATACGGCAGGCGAAGGCAACGGCCCGGTCAACGCGCTCGACAACGCGCTGCGCAAGGCGCTGCTGCAGTATTATCCGCAGCTGACGGACATGCATCTGAGCGATTACAAAGTCCGCGTGCTCGACGACCAAGAAGCGACCGCTTCCAAAGTCCGCGTGCTGATCGAATCGCGCGACGCCGCCAACGCCTGGAGCACGGTCGGCGTCTCCGGCAACGTGATCGAAGCGAGCTGGGAAGCGCTCGTCGACAGTATGCGGTATGCGCTGCTCGGCCAGGAACCGGCCGCAGCCGCAGCGGCTGCCGAACCGCGCCCGGGTCTGCTCAATCATTAA
- a CDS encoding DNA polymerase IV → MNAFYCSVHEAEHPELYGGKMTAVAGDSEKRRGIVVTSSYPARRRGVRTGMTVHQALKLCPSLILIKPDFRLYRAYSRAFREILYSYTPLIEATSIDECYMDITGSKQFGTPLEIAERIMERIGRELSLPCSIGVAPNKLLAKMASDMKKPNGISVLRIRDLAHTLWGRPCGELFGVGAKTAEKLNRLGIRTIGELAATDEKRLQASFGVFGIWMKRAANGQDYAEVQSVPEPSKSVGHTTTLPCDVTEAQEALRVILNLSDQVARRMRKQHLLASTVQITIRTPEMKTITRSRTLATPTEAADDIYREAKALYLKHWSDGKPVRLLGVAAQGLTDKSEAAIQLDLFDYERQPKREKLTEIMDKMRDKFGEDALMIAGMLEEDGTKRMKAGRTPGISFHGERNANAENDPEKD, encoded by the coding sequence ATGAATGCCTTCTACTGTTCGGTGCACGAAGCGGAACATCCCGAGCTGTACGGCGGCAAGATGACGGCGGTCGCCGGAGACAGCGAGAAGCGGCGCGGCATCGTCGTCACGAGTTCCTATCCCGCCCGCCGCCGCGGCGTGCGCACCGGCATGACGGTGCACCAGGCGCTCAAGCTGTGCCCGTCGCTCATTCTGATCAAGCCGGATTTCCGGTTGTACCGCGCCTACTCCCGGGCTTTTCGCGAAATACTGTACAGCTATACGCCCCTGATCGAAGCGACTTCCATCGACGAATGTTATATGGACATCACCGGCTCGAAGCAGTTTGGCACGCCGCTGGAGATCGCGGAGAGAATCATGGAGCGCATCGGGCGGGAGCTGTCGCTGCCGTGTTCGATCGGGGTAGCGCCCAACAAGCTGCTGGCGAAGATGGCTTCGGATATGAAAAAGCCGAACGGCATCTCCGTGCTGCGTATCCGCGACCTTGCCCATACGCTATGGGGACGGCCGTGCGGCGAACTGTTCGGCGTCGGCGCCAAAACGGCGGAGAAGCTGAACCGGCTCGGCATCCGCACGATCGGGGAGCTGGCCGCCACGGACGAGAAACGGCTGCAGGCGTCGTTCGGCGTATTCGGCATCTGGATGAAGCGCGCGGCGAACGGACAGGATTACGCCGAGGTCCAGTCCGTGCCCGAGCCGAGCAAGTCGGTAGGGCATACGACCACGCTGCCCTGCGACGTGACCGAAGCGCAGGAAGCGCTGCGGGTCATTCTCAATCTGAGCGATCAGGTGGCGCGGCGCATGCGCAAGCAGCATCTGCTGGCGAGCACGGTGCAGATCACCATCCGCACGCCCGAGATGAAGACGATCACCCGCTCGCGCACGCTCGCGACGCCGACGGAAGCGGCGGACGACATTTACCGCGAAGCCAAAGCGCTGTACCTCAAGCATTGGAGCGACGGGAAGCCGGTCCGCCTGCTCGGGGTAGCCGCGCAGGGGCTGACCGACAAAAGCGAAGCCGCGATCCAGCTCGATCTGTTCGATTACGAACGGCAGCCCAAGCGGGAGAAGCTGACCGAAATCATGGACAAAATGCGCGACAAATTCGGCGAAGACGCGCTGATGATCGCCGGTATGCTGGAAGAAGACGGCACGAAGCGGATGAAAGCGGGACGGACGCCGGGCATTTCTTTTCACGGGGAACGGAATGCAAACGCGGAAAACGATCCGGAAAAGGATTGA
- a CDS encoding ferredoxin, with protein MSKYTWVDKDTCIACGACGATAPDIYDYDDEGLAEVIFDGDANHGVKAIPEDMHEDMIDACDGCPTDSIIIADEPFNKEG; from the coding sequence ATGAGCAAGTACACCTGGGTTGACAAAGATACCTGCATCGCCTGCGGCGCGTGCGGCGCGACCGCTCCGGATATTTACGATTACGACGACGAAGGCCTGGCGGAAGTCATCTTCGACGGCGACGCCAACCACGGGGTCAAAGCGATTCCGGAAGACATGCACGAAGACATGATCGACGCCTGCGACGGCTGCCCGACCGATTCCATCATCATCGCGGACGAACCGTTTAACAAGGAAGGCTGA
- a CDS encoding L,D-transpeptidase translates to MKRFPHLKRYVREHPDNKMAWYLLGKEYEADGQPGKANYCFNRAQEVYEAYEHAHVPEDILAEYEQKLHEAAQRREKSRSKRRAWLLAAALLLLIGFRYAEAPGISAPRLSAEIEVSSEPPTEVFTAAEADEPSSIAAAAAGYLQDGRDVKASVLGMERQGKWLMWREGLPIAAEVEAGEAAGESVLRSYDPKTCDCEAKLTGKQRKAARAWMREQESLAALASAIGSYRAGGEGIPKQMAELNRPFPDNVLSGSTPVMRRSFPALAASLKREAYGQAAKPIASGSGRPVSPTTLGGAPYLSEPLEIVVDRSRHRLAVVSGSVLLRSYEVGLGGAKTPTGTFVVSDKVVNPNGRSDGEFGSRGMQLSDTDYAIHGTDEPGSIGGDESHGCVRMNKADIEELFDLVPAGTRVTLADDVLPEEIVVPKQRFKSEQRQDQTNDRKVYKWLN, encoded by the coding sequence ATGAAGCGCTTTCCCCATCTGAAAAGGTATGTGCGCGAACATCCCGACAACAAGATGGCCTGGTATTTGCTGGGCAAGGAATATGAAGCCGACGGGCAGCCGGGCAAAGCGAACTACTGCTTTAACCGGGCGCAGGAAGTGTACGAAGCCTACGAGCACGCCCACGTGCCCGAAGACATTTTGGCCGAATACGAACAGAAATTGCACGAAGCCGCGCAGCGCCGCGAGAAAAGCCGTTCCAAACGCCGTGCTTGGCTGCTGGCTGCCGCCCTGCTGCTGCTGATCGGCTTCCGTTACGCGGAGGCGCCGGGCATCAGCGCGCCGCGCCTGTCCGCCGAGATCGAAGTTTCGTCCGAGCCGCCGACCGAAGTATTTACGGCCGCGGAAGCGGACGAACCGTCTTCGATCGCGGCGGCGGCCGCCGGTTACCTGCAGGACGGCCGCGACGTCAAAGCTTCCGTGCTCGGCATGGAGCGGCAGGGCAAATGGCTCATGTGGCGGGAAGGCCTGCCGATTGCGGCGGAAGTCGAAGCCGGCGAAGCGGCGGGCGAGAGCGTGCTGCGCAGCTACGACCCGAAGACGTGCGACTGCGAAGCGAAGCTGACCGGCAAGCAGCGCAAAGCGGCCCGGGCGTGGATGCGCGAACAGGAAAGCCTCGCGGCGCTTGCCAGCGCGATCGGCAGCTACCGGGCCGGCGGCGAAGGCATTCCGAAGCAGATGGCCGAGCTGAACCGGCCGTTTCCGGATAATGTGCTGTCCGGCTCCACGCCGGTCATGCGCCGCTCGTTCCCGGCACTGGCTGCGTCGCTGAAGCGCGAAGCTTACGGACAGGCGGCGAAGCCGATCGCTTCCGGGTCGGGACGTCCCGTCTCGCCGACGACGCTCGGCGGCGCGCCTTATTTGAGCGAACCGCTTGAGATCGTCGTCGACCGGAGCCGGCACCGCCTCGCCGTCGTCAGCGGCAGCGTACTGCTGCGCAGCTACGAAGTGGGCCTCGGCGGCGCCAAGACGCCGACGGGGACGTTCGTCGTCAGCGACAAGGTCGTCAATCCGAACGGCAGGTCCGACGGCGAGTTCGGCAGCCGGGGCATGCAGCTGTCGGATACCGACTACGCTATTCACGGCACGGACGAGCCGGGCAGCATCGGCGGAGACGAATCGCACGGATGCGTGCGCATGAACAAGGCGGATATCGAAGAGCTGTTCGATCTGGTGCCGGCCGGCACGCGCGTGACGCTGGCCGACGACGTGCTGCCGGAAGAGATTGTCGTGCCGAAGCAGCGGTTCAAGTCGGAGCAGCGCCAGGATCAGACGAACGACCGGAAAGTGTATAAATGGTTGAACTAA